The following are encoded in a window of Campylobacterota bacterium genomic DNA:
- a CDS encoding tetratricopeptide repeat protein: MKKLYQILLLILFATAIQPLQPLHAKPNANEKLFSQANGLYKKGDYDSAYQLYAKISPKNAKVNYNMGNCEYKRGNYGAALAFWRRAEKEWGVFGREELLHNIDFLKKVIAHNKSDLEHETCDGQALHGHDSFLGSMTSSARSLLRSMPLFSLQVAFLFFWLLFLAALHFLQRRRKFVLSTCCLFLAASGALVGLKYGIDYKQQGIVVIKKGNLLSGPGDNFHVIGSLCEAQEVVIDGISDEFYKVKINNQTGWIAQKNVILI, from the coding sequence ATGAAAAAATTATATCAGATACTTTTACTCATTTTATTTGCCACTGCCATTCAGCCCCTACAACCGCTACATGCTAAGCCAAATGCTAACGAAAAACTTTTTTCTCAAGCAAATGGACTCTACAAAAAAGGCGACTATGACAGCGCCTATCAACTGTACGCAAAAATCAGCCCCAAAAACGCCAAAGTTAACTACAACATGGGTAATTGCGAATACAAACGTGGTAACTATGGTGCAGCACTTGCTTTTTGGCGCAGGGCCGAAAAAGAGTGGGGTGTCTTCGGACGCGAGGAACTACTGCACAACATTGATTTTCTTAAAAAAGTTATAGCACACAACAAAAGCGACCTTGAGCATGAAACCTGCGACGGACAGGCACTACACGGCCATGATTCTTTCCTTGGTTCCATGACAAGCTCAGCTCGCTCGCTCTTACGCTCAATGCCTCTATTTTCGCTTCAGGTTGCATTTTTATTTTTCTGGCTCCTGTTTCTTGCCGCCCTACACTTTCTTCAACGACGTCGCAAATTTGTGCTCAGTACATGCTGTTTATTCTTGGCCGCAAGCGGTGCACTCGTCGGTTTGAAATATGGCATCGACTACAAGCAGCAAGGCATTGTTGTTATCAAGAAAGGCAACTTACTCTCTGGGCCGGGTGATAACTTTCACGTCATTGGCTCACTGTGTGAAGCACAGGAAGTTGTCATTGATGGCATCTCCGATGAATTCTATAAAGTCAAAATAAACAACCAAACTGGGTGGATCGCCCAAAAGAACGTTATTCTTATTTAG
- a CDS encoding protein BatD, translating into MVRSSMNTVKITGFMLYLLCIGQAIALNVTLGLEDATQQGNSFVVGAGQTFTLKVNVQGGDRNTSDIDVAGLDQFQIHGTSRSTNITMVNNQLTSDTTHFYHLTAPHAGSFTLGPATVTTIGTRAQSNALQLNVQNHPAAGGNMPGRQQQGAKPAQTQHEVFCKLHVPKTSIVMGEPLTLTIMIYACGPILGVGMDSPTCNGFIRKEITQPTQRQEYINNIAYQVTEKKFILLPTQQGTRTIEPIKIIYNVQMPARQQRRSRSLFDEAFLDNFFSNRVEQKQTLSDPLTIEVKPLPAHTPAANGIGQFDNFTAHLEKQTTTAHEPVLLTLEVDGYGNVEHINHPDLSLPAHIKSYPSKSDFLPRSNPEIPEGKKRFEYVLQASKPGTWTIKEQTFTYFDTQTNSYKTLTTNPCVLHVQSNSGQTLVATNDREEELEDTSPEPTQNEQTQQTIDDIAYIAQDYQRQTSTPSFSFTFFLALLLLPLAWYRRDALRAFRPLARLPFLKKHYEKKQYTQFGKTFEKLEKTQDTCALYQFFLQFLSHKFSIPSNEFEQDLCKQALLKEGVEQEKVEEFLNYLNDCARVYFTRQSYENDNLAELFKKGKYWLLFLSK; encoded by the coding sequence ATGGTAAGATCGAGCATGAACACGGTAAAAATAACAGGTTTTATGCTTTACTTGCTCTGTATTGGGCAGGCTATAGCACTCAATGTCACTCTGGGCCTTGAAGATGCCACCCAGCAAGGCAATAGCTTTGTTGTCGGGGCTGGCCAAACTTTTACGCTTAAAGTAAATGTGCAAGGTGGAGACCGAAATACAAGCGATATTGACGTTGCCGGCCTTGACCAGTTTCAAATACATGGCACCAGCAGGTCAACCAACATTACCATGGTCAACAATCAACTCACTTCGGACACAACGCATTTTTATCATCTGACCGCACCACATGCAGGCAGCTTTACACTGGGGCCCGCAACTGTAACAACCATTGGAACGCGGGCACAGTCAAATGCGCTCCAGCTCAATGTACAAAACCACCCTGCAGCAGGCGGCAACATGCCCGGCAGGCAGCAGCAAGGCGCAAAGCCTGCTCAAACCCAACACGAGGTGTTTTGTAAGTTACATGTACCTAAAACGTCCATCGTCATGGGGGAACCGCTCACGCTAACCATCATGATTTATGCTTGCGGACCTATTTTAGGGGTAGGCATGGACAGCCCAACCTGCAATGGGTTTATTCGTAAAGAGATTACACAACCAACACAACGTCAAGAATATATCAACAATATTGCCTACCAAGTTACCGAAAAGAAATTTATTTTACTCCCAACACAGCAAGGCACCCGCACCATTGAACCAATAAAGATTATTTATAATGTTCAAATGCCGGCACGCCAACAACGTCGCTCACGTAGTCTTTTTGACGAAGCATTTCTTGATAACTTCTTCAGCAACCGTGTAGAACAAAAACAAACGTTATCAGATCCGCTGACCATCGAAGTCAAACCATTACCAGCACATACTCCTGCAGCAAACGGCATTGGCCAGTTTGACAACTTCACTGCACATCTTGAAAAACAGACCACAACAGCTCATGAGCCAGTGCTGCTGACGCTTGAAGTTGATGGCTATGGCAACGTGGAACATATCAACCACCCAGATCTTTCTTTGCCTGCTCACATCAAGTCATACCCGTCAAAATCTGACTTCTTACCGCGCTCAAACCCTGAAATCCCTGAAGGTAAAAAACGTTTTGAATACGTACTACAAGCAAGTAAACCAGGCACCTGGACAATCAAAGAACAAACGTTTACTTACTTTGACACACAAACAAATTCATACAAAACACTGACCACAAATCCATGCGTACTGCACGTGCAAAGCAACAGCGGACAGACACTTGTTGCCACCAACGATCGGGAAGAAGAGTTGGAAGACACAAGCCCTGAACCAACTCAAAACGAGCAAACACAACAAACAATTGACGATATTGCCTACATCGCACAAGACTACCAAAGACAAACATCAACACCATCGTTTTCGTTCACCTTCTTTTTGGCATTACTGTTGTTGCCGCTTGCATGGTACCGCAGAGATGCACTTCGCGCTTTCAGACCGCTTGCACGCCTGCCCTTCTTAAAAAAGCATTATGAGAAAAAGCAATACACGCAATTTGGTAAAACCTTTGAAAAATTAGAAAAAACCCAAGATACTTGCGCTCTTTACCAATTCTTTTTACAATTCTTATCACACAAATTTTCTATCCCCTCAAATGAGTTTGAGCAGGATTTATGCAAACAAGCACTCCTCAAAGAAGGTGTAGAGCAAGAAAAAGTCGAGGAGTTTTTAAACTACCTAAATGATTGCGCTCGTGTTTATTTTACACGCCAATCATATGAAAACGACAACTTGGCCGAGCTTTTCAAAAAAGGAAAGTACTGGCTTTTGTTTCTGAGCAAATAG
- a CDS encoding VWA domain-containing protein gives MINFLNIHFAGAERIIWAPLFLIGIFLVVRNLVRIKKIVSILVYPTHEKMLLKNFSRAKLALKTFLFSASLVLIFFALLQPQWGKKDQVIQQEGRDLVIILDISRSMLAKDIKPSRLDFAKHKIRSLLERLTFERVALVLFSGSAFIQCPLTADHAAFLMFLDHVDVETISSGTTSIDKALSKTVEIFENTEGKKHKLALLVTDGEDYSVNLDSSKSHAIKENITLLALGVGTPDGAPIPIIDHAGNQRGHELDEFGKVALTKLNEPLLKDICSSLHGTYLTCSYDDSDLSQLTKKIQSFEKEKFMDKKLSLYEDQYPLFLAAAWVLLVLDWIL, from the coding sequence ATGATAAATTTTTTAAACATCCATTTTGCTGGGGCTGAGCGAATCATCTGGGCGCCACTTTTTTTGATTGGCATTTTTTTAGTCGTACGCAATCTTGTTCGTATCAAAAAGATTGTCAGCATCTTGGTGTATCCAACGCATGAGAAAATGTTGCTCAAAAATTTTTCAAGAGCAAAGCTCGCTCTCAAAACATTTTTGTTCAGCGCAAGTCTTGTTTTGATCTTTTTTGCACTCCTGCAACCACAGTGGGGCAAAAAAGACCAAGTCATTCAACAGGAAGGTCGTGATCTAGTCATTATTTTAGACATCTCCCGCAGCATGCTGGCAAAAGACATTAAGCCAAGCAGGCTTGATTTTGCCAAGCACAAAATACGATCACTGCTTGAACGACTCACCTTCGAACGTGTTGCCTTAGTTCTTTTTTCTGGTTCTGCTTTTATTCAATGCCCGCTCACAGCTGATCATGCAGCGTTTTTAATGTTTCTTGATCACGTTGACGTTGAAACCATTTCATCTGGCACAACATCGATTGACAAAGCACTTTCAAAAACGGTAGAAATTTTTGAAAATACTGAAGGCAAAAAACACAAGCTTGCACTCCTGGTGACTGACGGAGAAGACTATTCAGTAAATCTTGACAGCAGCAAGTCACATGCAATTAAAGAAAACATAACGCTACTTGCCCTTGGTGTTGGCACACCAGATGGTGCACCAATTCCAATTATTGACCATGCAGGCAACCAGCGCGGCCATGAACTTGATGAGTTCGGCAAAGTCGCGCTGACCAAACTCAATGAGCCACTTCTTAAAGATATCTGCTCAAGCTTGCATGGCACTTACTTGACCTGCAGCTATGATGACAGTGATCTAAGTCAGCTAACTAAAAAAATACAGAGTTTTGAAAAAGAAAAATTTATGGATAAAAAGCTTTCCTTGTACGAAGACCAATATCCACTCTTTTTAGCTGCGGCATGGGTATTATTGGTGTTGGATTGGATTTTGTAG
- a CDS encoding VWA domain-containing protein, with protein sequence MLLHFAYAYTFAITIPVLFAAFLYHMKFYKAPVYQYPLADTIARAGYGQRTYRQKLLAATRFLLLLLLALLIARPQYVDQRSKINVEGISIALAIDISESMQVFDDLKDRRSRIEVAKKEAIRFIEKRDNDPIGIVIFGREALSRCPLTLDKSMLKELVGNIKIGMIESNGTWLGTGMATAINRLRNVKSKSKILILLTDGEPTPPEKIDPETATQLAQDLGIKIYTIGIGSEKGGYIYHPFGGVQPIQNSLNVPLLQDIAQKTGGQFFRARNPADMRAIYDKIDKLEKTEQETNVFSRYYEAFALFFWMLLCLLGVELFLRFFMWQGL encoded by the coding sequence ATGCTGTTACATTTTGCCTACGCATACACATTTGCCATAACCATACCTGTCCTGTTTGCCGCTTTTTTATATCACATGAAGTTTTACAAAGCGCCAGTCTACCAATATCCACTTGCAGACACAATTGCACGAGCCGGCTACGGCCAACGCACGTATCGACAAAAATTGCTTGCGGCTACTCGTTTTTTATTGCTGCTTCTGCTTGCATTGCTTATCGCTCGACCACAATATGTTGATCAACGATCAAAGATTAATGTTGAAGGGATTAGCATTGCGCTGGCAATCGACATTTCTGAAAGCATGCAAGTTTTTGACGATTTAAAAGACCGTCGCTCACGTATTGAAGTTGCAAAAAAAGAAGCTATTCGGTTTATTGAAAAACGGGACAACGACCCAATTGGCATTGTTATTTTTGGACGAGAAGCACTCTCGCGCTGCCCACTCACACTAGACAAAAGCATGCTCAAAGAACTTGTTGGAAACATAAAAATTGGCATGATTGAGTCTAACGGCACATGGCTGGGCACCGGCATGGCAACAGCCATCAACCGCCTGCGCAACGTCAAATCAAAAAGCAAAATACTTATTCTGCTTACCGACGGCGAACCAACACCACCAGAAAAAATTGACCCCGAAACGGCCACACAACTCGCTCAAGACCTGGGCATTAAAATTTATACCATCGGCATTGGCAGCGAAAAAGGTGGTTATATTTACCATCCATTTGGCGGCGTACAACCAATTCAAAACAGCCTGAACGTGCCACTTCTGCAAGACATTGCACAAAAAACTGGTGGTCAGTTTTTTAGGGCGCGCAACCCAGCTGACATGCGTGCAATTTACGACAAAATTGACAAGCTTGAAAAAACTGAACAAGAAACAAATGTTTTTAGCCGCTACTATGAGGCTTTTGCACTGTTTTTTTGGATGTTGTTATGCTTGTTGGGAGTGGAGTTATTTCTACGATTTTTCATGTGGCAGGGGTTATAG
- a CDS encoding 1-acyl-sn-glycerol-3-phosphate acyltransferase, whose protein sequence is MKQIFKKTKDIFQTLISYACWIIGSILIVTCCCPLACLPASIRYDNRLYFFVTWIFSKLIVWGSGATISVSYQSPLPSYPDSPALFLMNHTSSLDIPLFETIIGTYPHVWISKASYKKIPLLGFLIGRMHVSVQRDNPEDTKKSLFTTIRLLKDKPRHLLIFPEGTRHQDGQLHPFNPGFAILAAKLKRPVIPVMVDGLHKIFPKKRFLLDSSVREVKIVVGSPLCIQQSESIKDFCQRVHTTCNDLLASIR, encoded by the coding sequence ATGAAACAAATATTCAAAAAAACAAAAGACATATTCCAAACACTGATCAGTTATGCTTGCTGGATTATTGGCAGTATACTCATCGTCACCTGCTGCTGTCCCCTTGCATGCCTGCCAGCATCGATACGCTATGATAACCGTCTTTATTTTTTTGTTACCTGGATATTTTCAAAACTTATTGTCTGGGGCTCCGGTGCAACTATTTCAGTAAGCTATCAAAGCCCACTTCCATCATATCCAGACAGCCCAGCACTCTTTTTAATGAACCACACCTCATCACTTGATATTCCTCTTTTTGAAACAATCATTGGCACATATCCGCATGTATGGATCAGCAAAGCATCATACAAAAAAATTCCACTTCTTGGTTTTTTGATTGGACGCATGCACGTGAGTGTACAGCGAGACAACCCAGAAGATACAAAAAAAAGTCTATTCACAACAATACGCCTGCTCAAAGACAAACCACGCCATCTACTTATTTTTCCAGAAGGCACGCGTCATCAAGATGGCCAACTGCACCCATTCAACCCCGGATTTGCTATTCTGGCAGCAAAACTCAAGCGTCCTGTTATTCCAGTCATGGTTGATGGCCTGCACAAGATTTTCCCTAAAAAACGATTTCTACTTGATTCCTCTGTTCGTGAGGTTAAAATTGTAGTTGGCAGTCCACTCTGCATCCAGCAGTCAGAATCTATTAAAGATTTTTGTCAGCGCGTTCATACAACTTGCAACGACTTACTTGCAAGCATACGCTGA
- a CDS encoding WD40 repeat domain-containing protein — protein MKNRNQFLTLALAAILSFQAGQAMDPDRLAQKENQEQQSVEQNSRQNVPSLKDICLETLVKKYSLAGSSYPKLQEFCNTNGLPADLLQDLAAQAMTWQDYPALVKKYLAEDNAFKPIKLAWGERFFAQSKTSDFFATISGNRKKVQFFDYDGTLLKTFDYDNNAVLTSLDFSPCGQYMLIANRDKIEVRDMDNNLVKDITPSTHITPEYAGGRWGYKALFSPAGASIFIYFSSSPNCSGYRGELRPFDPQDTNSLDQITKIIGLGNNEGSFKPVKFSPCGEFIAVCSSNYIIKLFSTTDDNIQPCKVFYNNGVPFSIDFARNGKLLATTSYRCLAELFDTTDQANQDISSTDPQITSMLQAKHTNKDILSVAFSPCGQYFATADWGSDNDDEEGDEEDNECTIIYNINIWSNTCKLLARIPLDKQVKHLAFSPCGKFIFALDDDCKVRRIPTLTYFKTTPIKPTITDEIKETIAELVSSLRNLVIPNNKTQSRD, from the coding sequence ATGAAAAATCGTAACCAATTTCTTACCCTTGCACTTGCTGCAATACTGTCCTTTCAAGCAGGACAGGCCATGGACCCGGATCGTCTAGCGCAAAAAGAAAACCAAGAGCAACAAAGCGTTGAACAAAACAGCCGGCAGAACGTCCCTTCTCTTAAAGACATTTGCCTAGAAACGCTTGTTAAAAAATATAGCCTTGCAGGATCTTCCTACCCAAAGTTACAAGAATTTTGCAACACGAACGGCCTACCAGCAGATCTACTACAAGATCTTGCTGCGCAAGCCATGACCTGGCAAGATTACCCTGCCTTGGTCAAAAAGTACCTTGCAGAGGACAACGCTTTCAAACCCATTAAACTAGCATGGGGAGAAAGGTTTTTTGCTCAGAGCAAAACCAGTGACTTTTTTGCTACCATCTCAGGCAATCGCAAGAAAGTACAATTTTTTGACTACGATGGTACATTGCTCAAAACATTCGACTATGACAATAACGCAGTGTTAACATCTCTAGACTTCAGCCCATGCGGCCAGTACATGCTCATAGCAAATCGAGATAAGATTGAAGTACGCGACATGGACAATAACCTTGTAAAGGACATTACACCAAGCACTCACATCACGCCAGAATATGCGGGTGGACGCTGGGGGTATAAAGCATTGTTTAGTCCTGCAGGCGCATCAATTTTTATTTACTTTAGCTCATCTCCAAACTGTAGTGGCTATCGTGGTGAATTGCGCCCTTTTGATCCACAAGATACAAACTCTCTAGATCAAATCACAAAAATAATAGGTCTTGGAAACAATGAAGGATCTTTCAAACCTGTCAAGTTTAGCCCCTGTGGAGAGTTTATAGCAGTCTGCTCCAGCAACTACATAATTAAACTTTTCAGCACTACAGACGATAACATCCAGCCATGCAAGGTATTTTATAATAACGGGGTTCCCTTTTCTATCGACTTTGCTCGCAACGGTAAACTACTTGCAACAACATCATACAGATGTCTGGCAGAACTCTTTGATACCACTGACCAAGCAAACCAAGACATCTCTTCTACCGACCCACAAATTACAAGTATGCTGCAAGCAAAACATACAAACAAAGATATTCTTTCTGTTGCATTTAGTCCGTGTGGGCAATACTTTGCCACAGCTGACTGGGGCTCGGACAACGACGATGAAGAAGGCGATGAAGAAGACAACGAATGCACAATAATCTATAACATTAATATATGGTCAAATACATGTAAGCTGCTTGCTCGCATTCCACTAGATAAGCAAGTTAAACACCTTGCATTCAGCCCATGTGGTAAGTTTATCTTTGCTCTTGACGATGACTGTAAGGTTAGAAGAATACCGACCCTCACATACTTTAAAACAACACCTATTAAACCAACAATAACTGATGAGATAAAAGAAACCATTGCTGAGCTTGTTTCAAGCTTACGCAACTTGGTGATACCAAACAACAAGACACAATCACGCGACTAG